GAATATTATCAAATTTTGCAGGTAAGGGCGGAGACTCTATTGCAATAAATGAAGATAATACAATTGTTGTAGCTCATGACTTAACACCATCGGATACAGCAGGTTTAGATAGAACTAAGGTTGTAGGATTTATTACTAATATTGGTGGAAGAACTTCACATGCAGCTATAATGGCTAGAACTTTAGAAATTCCAGCTGTACTTGGATTAGGCGATATAACTAGTTGTGTTAAAACTGGAGACACAATTATAGTTGATGGATTAACAGGAGATGTAATTATAAATCCATCAGAAGAAGTTGTTGCAGAATATAAAGTTAAAAAAGATAAATTCCAAGCAGAGCAAGAAGAATTAAAGAAATTAATAAATGTTAAAACTACTACTAAATCAGGTAGAAGAATCGAAGTTTGTGGTAATATTGGAAAGCCAGAAGATGTTCTTGGTGTTTTAGCAAATGGTGGAGATGGAGTAGGATTATTTAGAACAGAATTCTTATATATGGATAGAGATAGTGCTCCAACTGAAGATGAACAATTCGAGTCTTATAAGTTTGTTCTTGAAAAAATGGAAGGTAAGCAAGTTGTTATAAGAACTTTAGATATTGGTGGAGATAAGACTCTTCCATACTTACCATTGCCAGAAGAAATGAATCCTTTCTTAGGATATAGAGCAATTAGACTTTGCTTAGACAGAAAAGATATATTTAAGGTTCAATTAAGAGCATTACTTAGAGCTTCAATACATGGTAATCTTGCAGTTATGTTCCCAATGATATCAGGATTACAAGAATTCGAGCAAGCAAAAGAAGTTGTTGAAGAGTGTAAAGCTGAATTGAAGGCTGAAGGAAAAGAATACTCAGAAAATATCCAATGGGGTAT
The window above is part of the Clostridium saccharoperbutylacetonicum N1-4(HMT) genome. Proteins encoded here:
- the ptsP gene encoding phosphoenolpyruvate--protein phosphotransferase, which translates into the protein MKKGIAASKGYAIGRVFLQEHEEIVINDAKITDIGAEKEKMQKALDSSKVQLETIKAKAEKEMGAEKAAVFEAHITLLDDPEFTGAMMMEIENNNVNGLKAIDNVTNTFVAIFESMDNEYMRERAADIKDVSKRILSNFAGKGGDSIAINEDNTIVVAHDLTPSDTAGLDRTKVVGFITNIGGRTSHAAIMARTLEIPAVLGLGDITSCVKTGDTIIVDGLTGDVIINPSEEVVAEYKVKKDKFQAEQEELKKLINVKTTTKSGRRIEVCGNIGKPEDVLGVLANGGDGVGLFRTEFLYMDRDSAPTEDEQFESYKFVLEKMEGKQVVIRTLDIGGDKTLPYLPLPEEMNPFLGYRAIRLCLDRKDIFKVQLRALLRASIHGNLAVMFPMISGLQEFEQAKEVVEECKAELKAEGKEYSENIQWGIMVEIPAAAVYADELAKHVDFFSIGTNDLIQYTLAADRMSEKVSYLYNPMHPAVLRLIKMTIDGAHKHGKWVGMCGEMAGDEAAIPTLVEYGLDEFSMSATSILNAKKIMLEQE